From the genome of Blautia pseudococcoides, one region includes:
- a CDS encoding response regulator transcription factor, with the protein MRILIAEDERDLNRLLVKKLTAESYSVDACANGEEALDCLACARYDAVILDIMMPKTDGLEVLKFMRRKKDTTPVLLLTARDSVEDRVRGLDLGADDYLVKPFAFEELSARIRVMLRKPKKEKSSVCTVADLHVHLDTRRVFRGEQEIILSSREFAVLRYLIQNAGMVLSREKLEQHIWNYDYAGGSNVIDVYIRYLRKKIDEGFEPKLIHTVRGAGYVLREPI; encoded by the coding sequence ATGCGCATATTGATTGCCGAGGATGAACGTGATCTGAACCGCCTGCTGGTGAAAAAGCTGACTGCTGAAAGCTACAGCGTGGATGCCTGCGCCAATGGGGAGGAGGCCCTGGACTGTCTGGCCTGCGCCCGGTATGATGCGGTGATCTTGGATATTATGATGCCTAAGACGGACGGTCTGGAGGTCCTTAAATTTATGCGGAGGAAAAAGGACACTACGCCGGTACTGCTTCTCACTGCCAGGGACAGTGTGGAGGACCGGGTGAGGGGGCTGGATCTGGGGGCTGATGATTACCTGGTGAAGCCTTTTGCCTTTGAAGAGCTTTCTGCCAGGATACGTGTCATGCTGAGGAAGCCGAAAAAGGAGAAAAGCAGTGTGTGTACTGTGGCAGACCTGCATGTCCATCTGGATACCCGCCGTGTTTTCAGGGGAGAGCAGGAGATTATTTTATCTTCCAGGGAATTTGCGGTGCTCCGGTATCTGATACAGAATGCCGGGATGGTTTTATCCAGGGAGAAGCTGGAGCAGCATATCTGGAATTATGACTATGCAGGAGGCTCCAATGTGATAGATGTCTATATCCGATATCTGCGGAAGAAGATTGATGAGGGATTTGAGCCGAAACTCATCCACACGGTGCGGGGCGCCGGATACGTTCTGAGGGAACCCATATGA
- a CDS encoding DUF1294 domain-containing protein, translating into MIKIIAAWLLVINVAAFAMFGIDKWKAKHKKYRIPESWLMLSAILGGSVGAVCGMDFFRHKTLHKKFKLGLPLILAVQVLLAAGWMWYSR; encoded by the coding sequence ATGATCAAGATAATAGCGGCCTGGCTGCTTGTGATCAATGTGGCGGCATTTGCCATGTTCGGAATAGACAAGTGGAAGGCAAAACATAAAAAGTACCGGATACCGGAATCCTGGCTTATGCTGTCAGCTATTCTGGGCGGTTCCGTGGGCGCTGTCTGCGGAATGGATTTTTTCCGTCATAAGACTCTGCATAAAAAGTTTAAACTGGGTCTTCCGCTGATCCTGGCCGTTCAGGTCCTGCTTGCGGCAGGATGGATGTGGTACAGCCGGTGA
- a CDS encoding asparaginase, with protein MKKKILIITTGGTLACVSSENGLLPGLNSKDILSYISDITSLYDVDFYELFQLDSANIQPENWQAMAEAVYEKYKEYHGIVIFHGTDTMAYTSSVLSFMLLNIPIPVVITGSQLSITNPLADAVENCRCAIHMAGSGMPGVFLAFDRKIMLGTRASKVRTRSFHAFESINYPYVGEVDSRGLEIYKDFIPAPSGPCVLERRLEKKVFLIKLVPGFDGKIFQLLYEQGYRGLIIEAFGMGGIPTMSSEVLDELRHVIDKGMIVVVKSQCPYEGSNLSVYETGKAALMAGAFQGYDMSTEAIVTKVMWILGKHWERKKIEEMFYKNLAGEIKIPEKEKE; from the coding sequence ATGAAGAAGAAAATTTTGATCATAACAACAGGCGGAACCCTGGCCTGCGTCAGCAGTGAAAACGGCCTGCTGCCCGGGCTGAACAGCAAAGATATCCTGTCATACATTTCTGATATCACAAGTCTTTACGATGTGGATTTTTACGAATTGTTCCAGCTTGACAGCGCCAATATCCAGCCGGAGAACTGGCAGGCCATGGCGGAGGCTGTCTACGAAAAGTATAAAGAATACCATGGGATCGTGATTTTCCATGGCACGGATACCATGGCATACACCTCGTCCGTGCTGTCTTTTATGCTGCTGAATATTCCTATCCCTGTTGTCATCACAGGCAGCCAGCTGTCCATCACCAACCCTCTGGCGGACGCGGTGGAGAACTGCAGATGCGCTATCCATATGGCGGGAAGCGGTATGCCCGGCGTATTTCTGGCTTTTGACAGAAAAATCATGCTGGGGACCAGGGCCAGCAAGGTGCGGACCAGAAGCTTCCATGCATTTGAGAGCATTAATTATCCGTATGTGGGCGAGGTGGATTCCAGAGGGCTGGAAATCTATAAAGATTTCATACCGGCCCCGTCAGGTCCCTGCGTGCTGGAGCGGAGACTGGAGAAGAAAGTCTTTCTCATAAAACTGGTACCCGGGTTTGACGGAAAGATATTCCAGCTTTTGTACGAGCAGGGGTACCGGGGGCTGATCATAGAAGCCTTTGGTATGGGCGGCATCCCCACCATGTCCTCTGAGGTTCTGGATGAGCTGCGCCATGTGATCGACAAGGGTATGATCGTGGTCGTGAAGAGCCAGTGTCCTTATGAGGGGAGTAACCTCTCTGTGTATGAGACAGGTAAGGCAGCCCTTATGGCGGGTGCGTTCCAGGGATACGACATGAGCACAGAGGCCATTGTCACCAAGGTGATGTGGATCCTGGGAAAACACTGGGAGAGAAAGAAAATCGAGGAAATGTTCTATAAAAATCTGGCAGGTGAGATCAAGATACCTGAGAAAGAGAAGGAATGA
- the aroC gene encoding chorismate synthase — MYGSTFGNILKISTWGESHGAGIGVVIDGCPAGLPLSLEDIQAYLDRRKPGQSRFTTQRKEADTVDILSGVFEGKTTGTPISLMVRNTDQRSHDYSQIADCYRPGHADRNYDIKYGFRDYRGGGRSSGRETIGRVAAGAVAAKILKELGVEVTAYTLSIGPVTIDKSKFDKEEMGRNALYMPDADAAKKAQAYLEDCMKEKNSSGGMVECVIKGVPAGIGEPAFEKLDAALAKAIFSIGAVKSFEVGDGIAAASSDGLHNNDAYRMDEEGNVRKKTNHSGGITGGISDGAPIVLRAAFKPTPSVAAVQETVNRRGENIEISIKGRHDPIIVPRAVVVVESMAAFVILDAMLGSMTTRMDAVKDFFKNL, encoded by the coding sequence ATGTATGGTTCCACATTTGGAAATATATTAAAAATATCAACCTGGGGCGAGTCCCACGGCGCCGGGATCGGCGTGGTCATTGACGGCTGCCCTGCAGGGCTTCCTCTCTCTTTGGAGGATATCCAGGCTTATCTGGACCGCAGAAAACCGGGCCAGTCACGTTTTACCACGCAGAGAAAGGAAGCGGACACTGTGGACATCCTCTCCGGTGTCTTTGAGGGAAAAACCACGGGAACTCCCATTTCCCTCATGGTGCGGAACACGGACCAGCGCTCTCATGACTACAGCCAGATCGCAGACTGCTACCGTCCCGGACACGCGGACCGAAACTATGATATAAAATACGGCTTCCGGGATTACAGAGGCGGCGGGCGATCCTCCGGACGTGAAACCATCGGGCGTGTGGCCGCAGGAGCCGTGGCCGCTAAAATACTGAAGGAACTGGGTGTGGAGGTCACTGCCTACACCCTTTCCATCGGACCTGTCACCATTGATAAAAGTAAATTTGACAAAGAAGAGATGGGCCGCAACGCCCTCTATATGCCTGACGCTGACGCGGCAAAAAAAGCCCAGGCTTATCTGGAAGACTGCATGAAAGAGAAAAACTCCTCCGGCGGCATGGTGGAATGTGTCATCAAAGGTGTTCCCGCGGGAATCGGTGAACCTGCCTTTGAAAAGCTGGATGCCGCTCTGGCAAAAGCCATCTTTTCCATCGGTGCAGTGAAATCCTTTGAAGTCGGTGACGGAATCGCCGCAGCCTCCTCTGACGGTTTACATAATAATGATGCATACCGGATGGACGAAGAGGGAAATGTAAGGAAAAAGACCAATCATTCCGGCGGCATTACCGGAGGGATCAGCGACGGCGCTCCCATTGTGCTGCGTGCCGCCTTCAAGCCCACCCCTTCTGTAGCGGCGGTCCAGGAAACGGTAAACCGCCGGGGTGAAAATATTGAAATATCCATCAAAGGCCGGCATGACCCCATTATCGTGCCCAGAGCTGTTGTTGTAGTGGAATCTATGGCTGCCTTTGTGATACTGGACGCTATGCTTGGAAGTATGACAACACGTATGGATGCTGTCAAAGATTTCTTTAAAAATCTTTAG
- a CDS encoding response regulator transcription factor, with protein sequence MEMNHILIVEDDKDIREAVAIYLKSQGYEVFQAGDGVEGLEMLEREEIHLAIVDIMMPRMDGITMTMKLREKHDFPVIMLSAKSEEVDKVMGLNIGADDYVTKPFTPMELMARVNSQMRRYKRFMEKLQQKEQENTDSIYTMGGLELNESTFEVRVDGAPVKMTPMEFKILLLLIKNPGRVFSADEIYERVWNERAVNTETVMVHVRNIREKIEINPKEPKYLKVVWGVGYKIEKFS encoded by the coding sequence ATGGAAATGAATCACATTTTAATTGTAGAAGACGACAAGGACATCCGGGAGGCAGTTGCCATTTATCTGAAAAGCCAGGGATATGAAGTGTTCCAGGCAGGCGACGGCGTAGAAGGGCTGGAGATGCTGGAGCGGGAGGAGATCCATCTTGCAATCGTGGATATCATGATGCCCCGCATGGACGGCATCACCATGACCATGAAACTCAGGGAAAAACACGATTTCCCGGTTATCATGCTCTCAGCCAAATCCGAGGAGGTGGATAAGGTTATGGGGCTGAACATCGGCGCCGATGACTATGTCACCAAACCATTTACCCCAATGGAGCTTATGGCAAGGGTGAACTCTCAAATGCGTCGGTACAAAAGATTCATGGAAAAACTACAGCAAAAAGAACAGGAAAATACGGACAGTATTTACACTATGGGCGGGCTTGAATTAAACGAGAGCACCTTCGAGGTGCGGGTAGACGGAGCCCCTGTAAAAATGACACCCATGGAATTCAAAATTCTCCTGCTGTTGATCAAAAATCCTGGAAGGGTATTCTCCGCGGATGAAATTTACGAACGTGTGTGGAATGAACGTGCCGTGAACACGGAGACGGTCATGGTACACGTCCGCAACATCCGCGAAAAGATTGAGATCAACCCAAAGGAGCCAAAATATTTAAAGGTGGTGTGGGGAGTTGGATATAAAATTGAAAAATTCTCGTAA
- a CDS encoding sensor histidine kinase: protein MDIKLKNSRKLALVLVVLVILLPSLAMMIIRPHYIKGQGNSEPNFNTSSFMSTLTHSNYVLYAEEKQRENQAAMIPFDIFFPSALNNTQTKKNEESSNSGSKSNTSSQEISQETLDEENFPSSKYKDTFGDAYESYTSEEAIIASANEISSKFSIWEDNFSTLRSYLQYEVRDEDGKVVDSNATEELEPLLSGEKADALDKKYAFGAVVKYDGSGNVSQAEFFSGKASNATQLLNEQVRQNPCSEFDSQYGMDAPFQKPQGRTYLYLMTAENLATFLSGSPGSGYLEYLGVNTYQATDDLSIVFLTLLAMVAAAALLLPFMKQLQMGDEKIFQAPFELVCIIASFILGFSLSLSVDGNAMNKEPIYNVLHSIGVPQELASILQYFWGFIGWAFIFAVCYWAAGCLRCVFVIGPKRYIQERVIIYRIWPWAKSFIKNVYNSMLHVNLKDDTTKVLIKVVLINFIILGFISLMWVWGIGALIIYSIALFFLMRKYCNDLQKQYHKLLDATNQLADGNLNGTIPEELGVFEPFREEIVKIQSGFKMAVDEEVKSQKMKTDLITNVSHDLKTPLTAIITYVDLLKDENLPDEERRRYIEVLEQKSTRLKLLIEDLFEISKATSRNVTLNIMDVDIVSLMQQAKLELQDKIEASNLYFRWRLPEDKVVLPLDSQKTYRVFENLLVNITKYAMPRTRVYVDMENDEKRVRISMKNISASELNFNPSEITERFVRGDVSRNTEGSGLGLAIAKSFVELQGGNLQIMVDADLFTVEIVFPKP, encoded by the coding sequence TTGGATATAAAATTGAAAAATTCTCGTAAACTTGCTCTGGTGCTGGTGGTGCTCGTCATATTGCTGCCTTCTTTGGCTATGATGATCATCCGCCCGCACTATATCAAAGGCCAGGGTAACTCTGAGCCGAATTTTAACACTTCCTCATTCATGAGCACACTTACACACTCCAACTATGTGCTTTATGCGGAAGAAAAGCAGAGGGAAAACCAGGCGGCTATGATCCCGTTTGACATCTTTTTCCCTTCTGCCTTAAACAACACACAAACGAAAAAGAATGAAGAGAGCAGTAACTCCGGATCCAAGTCCAATACTTCCTCACAGGAAATATCACAGGAAACTCTGGACGAAGAAAATTTCCCCTCTTCCAAATACAAAGATACCTTCGGAGATGCCTATGAGTCCTATACTTCTGAGGAAGCCATCATCGCATCTGCCAATGAGATTTCCAGCAAATTCTCCATATGGGAAGATAACTTCTCCACTCTGCGCTCCTATCTGCAGTACGAGGTAAGGGACGAAGACGGAAAGGTAGTGGACTCCAACGCCACCGAGGAGCTGGAACCTCTCCTCTCCGGCGAAAAAGCGGACGCCCTGGATAAAAAGTACGCCTTCGGTGCTGTCGTCAAGTACGACGGGAGCGGAAATGTATCACAGGCCGAATTTTTTTCCGGAAAAGCCAGCAATGCCACACAGCTTCTCAACGAACAGGTCCGTCAGAACCCATGTTCTGAGTTTGACAGCCAGTACGGTATGGATGCCCCTTTCCAGAAACCACAGGGCCGCACCTACCTTTACCTGATGACAGCCGAAAATTTGGCTACTTTTTTATCAGGCTCACCCGGCAGCGGATATCTGGAATATCTTGGGGTCAACACTTACCAGGCAACGGATGATCTGTCCATCGTCTTTTTGACCCTGCTGGCTATGGTAGCCGCAGCTGCTTTACTGCTGCCGTTTATGAAACAACTGCAGATGGGGGATGAAAAAATCTTCCAGGCGCCTTTTGAACTGGTCTGTATCATAGCCAGCTTTATACTGGGATTCTCCCTGTCCTTGTCCGTGGACGGCAACGCCATGAACAAAGAACCTATTTATAATGTCCTGCACAGTATTGGCGTTCCCCAGGAACTTGCCTCTATACTTCAGTATTTCTGGGGATTCATCGGATGGGCATTTATCTTCGCGGTGTGCTATTGGGCTGCCGGTTGTCTGAGATGTGTTTTTGTCATTGGACCGAAACGTTACATCCAGGAACGGGTTATCATCTACCGTATCTGGCCATGGGCAAAAAGTTTTATTAAAAATGTATACAACAGCATGCTTCATGTAAATTTGAAGGATGATACCACAAAGGTACTGATCAAGGTTGTACTGATCAACTTTATCATTCTGGGCTTTATCAGTCTCATGTGGGTCTGGGGAATCGGGGCGCTGATCATTTACTCCATCGCACTGTTCTTCCTTATGCGAAAATACTGCAATGACCTGCAGAAACAGTATCACAAGCTGCTGGATGCAACCAACCAGCTTGCCGACGGCAACCTAAACGGAACTATCCCTGAGGAGCTGGGGGTGTTTGAACCCTTCCGGGAGGAGATCGTCAAGATACAGAGCGGTTTCAAGATGGCTGTGGACGAAGAGGTTAAGAGCCAGAAAATGAAAACAGACCTGATCACCAATGTATCCCATGACCTGAAGACACCTCTGACAGCCATCATCACTTATGTAGATCTGCTGAAGGATGAGAATCTGCCGGATGAGGAGAGACGCCGCTACATTGAAGTGCTGGAACAGAAATCCACACGGCTGAAGCTTCTGATCGAGGATCTGTTTGAGATCAGCAAAGCGACCAGCAGAAATGTGACGCTGAACATTATGGATGTAGACATTGTAAGCCTGATGCAGCAGGCGAAACTGGAGCTTCAGGATAAGATCGAGGCTTCCAATCTTTATTTCCGCTGGCGTCTGCCTGAGGATAAAGTGGTCCTTCCCCTTGACAGCCAGAAAACCTACCGGGTGTTTGAGAACCTTCTGGTCAATATCACCAAATACGCCATGCCGCGTACCAGAGTGTATGTGGATATGGAAAATGATGAGAAGCGGGTTCGTATTTCCATGAAGAATATCTCAGCCTCTGAGCTGAACTTTAATCCTTCGGAGATCACCGAGCGTTTTGTCCGGGGAGATGTTTCCCGGAATACAGAGGGAAGCGGACTGGGCCTGGCCATTGCCAAGAGCTTTGTAGAACTTCAGGGCGGAAACCTGCAGATCATGGTGGACGCGGACTTGTTCACTGTGGAGATTGTATTCCCGAAACCGTGA
- a CDS encoding histidine kinase, whose product MNDTAVKAVAAMSVFYRNSLSKGRFIIPLKQELELTEQYLYIQSLRYMELPKGGVKNENLDNH is encoded by the coding sequence ATGAATGATACCGCAGTAAAAGCGGTTGCCGCCATGTCTGTGTTCTACCGGAACTCCCTATCCAAAGGCCGGTTCATCATTCCTTTAAAGCAGGAACTGGAGCTGACAGAGCAGTACCTTTACATACAGAGCCTCCGGTATATGGAGCTGCCCAAAGGAGGAGTAAAAAATGAAAACCTTGATAATCATTGA
- a CDS encoding response regulator transcription factor produces the protein MKTLIIIDDELFFRKSICSLIKKQENYEIIGEANNGASGAEMIRELKPDIALVDISMPVMDGLEMIRSLVSDCRTKFILSTGYNDFAYAKQAIILGVKEYLLKPVDNRELLDCLDKLSQEIDGERRRQGVISDYYQTRSLYQKHMALNFFGKAISGDCPPEEFAVLKKQAELESTDWFMVLSLKLNNTNTAVWNWETDLSLCHSIMENICTEVLHQTYENLLYVDYSLFHQYIILGLKNNFCEVTHLENLCEHLIKLLKETVHIPVSIFSGTPKHGAQGIKASYEEALSVQHTSSYKNLTVFKYYNPESLSPEIDITSDICQEILLLLRRKQEEQMVQYICATFDKMQESNCHIRKIYLTAALFITTLDDFITECGCSDLEFTGLQNALDSYKNCENIEQLKKLLTDTYASVLEYLGKNTVSGKTSLIADIQLYIEQHYMDPELRLESIASYFFVSPQYLSTLFSQESHTTLSSYINIYRMHKAKEFLLQQSPSIQNTAALCGFTDAGYFSKCFKKFYGISPKNFLALRSS, from the coding sequence ATGAAAACCTTGATAATCATTGATGATGAGCTGTTTTTTCGTAAATCCATATGCAGCCTCATAAAGAAACAAGAGAACTATGAAATCATCGGCGAAGCCAATAACGGGGCCTCCGGTGCTGAAATGATACGGGAATTAAAACCGGACATTGCACTTGTGGATATCTCCATGCCGGTTATGGACGGCCTGGAAATGATCCGCTCCCTTGTATCAGACTGCCGGACAAAATTTATCCTCTCCACAGGTTACAATGACTTTGCCTATGCAAAACAGGCAATTATCCTGGGGGTAAAGGAATATCTTTTAAAGCCAGTCGACAACCGGGAACTACTTGACTGTCTTGATAAACTGAGCCAGGAAATTGACGGGGAACGCCGCAGGCAGGGTGTGATATCTGATTATTATCAGACACGGAGCCTTTACCAAAAACATATGGCACTAAATTTCTTTGGCAAAGCCATTTCCGGTGACTGTCCGCCGGAGGAATTTGCTGTGTTAAAAAAACAGGCTGAACTGGAAAGTACCGACTGGTTCATGGTCCTGTCTTTAAAGCTGAACAATACCAATACTGCTGTGTGGAACTGGGAAACTGACCTTTCCCTCTGTCATTCCATTATGGAAAACATTTGTACAGAAGTCCTTCATCAAACATATGAAAATCTGCTCTATGTGGATTATTCCCTCTTCCACCAGTATATTATCCTTGGACTAAAGAACAATTTCTGTGAGGTTACACATCTGGAAAACCTTTGTGAGCACCTGATAAAACTGCTGAAAGAAACAGTACATATTCCTGTAAGTATTTTCAGCGGAACTCCAAAACACGGTGCACAGGGAATAAAGGCTTCTTACGAGGAGGCCCTTTCCGTCCAGCACACCAGCAGCTACAAAAACCTGACGGTATTTAAGTATTATAACCCTGAATCCCTGTCCCCTGAAATTGATATCACCTCTGATATCTGCCAGGAAATCCTGCTGTTATTGCGCAGGAAGCAGGAAGAACAGATGGTCCAATATATTTGTGCCACCTTTGACAAAATGCAGGAATCCAACTGCCATATCCGTAAAATCTATCTGACTGCAGCCCTTTTTATCACAACGCTGGACGACTTTATTACTGAGTGCGGCTGTTCGGATTTAGAATTTACAGGATTGCAGAATGCCCTGGACTCATACAAAAACTGTGAAAACATAGAACAGCTCAAAAAACTGCTTACAGATACATATGCCTCTGTACTGGAATACCTTGGAAAAAATACAGTCTCCGGCAAAACCTCCCTTATTGCGGATATCCAGCTTTATATTGAACAGCACTATATGGACCCTGAATTGAGACTGGAATCTATTGCCTCCTATTTCTTTGTGAGCCCTCAATATCTCAGTACACTTTTCAGCCAGGAAAGCCATACTACACTGAGCAGCTATATCAACATCTACAGGATGCACAAAGCCAAAGAATTTCTGCTGCAGCAGTCGCCATCCATCCAGAACACAGCAGCTCTGTGCGGTTTTACAGATGCCGGGTATTTCAGCAAATGTTTCAAAAAATTTTACGGAATCTCGCCTAAAAACTTTTTGGCACTACGTTCCTCCTGA
- a CDS encoding AEC family transporter — protein MTEILTRAASLICMVALAFTLKKIHILKKEDFRVVSALVVKITLPCAIIINFSRMDFDASLFFLVPIGFCGTLFLIGIGYFMARKKSPDEKAFQMINHSGFNIGTFAIPYLHSFVGPSGVIAASMFDIGNALLCTGGTYALASSVQDPHNRPTIGSLLKKTFSSIPTLTYLLMTLLSLLHIRLPDGILTLTEIGADANAFLAMAMLGIGMELTLNRRHFSAITRILSVRYLTALAFSLAAWFLLPFDRTLIKTLVILLFSPLASFDPIFTEKCGGDVGLSSEINSISIIISIICMTLLFIIL, from the coding sequence ATGACAGAGATCTTAACCAGGGCCGCTTCGCTTATATGCATGGTCGCCCTGGCCTTTACATTGAAAAAAATACATATCCTGAAAAAAGAGGATTTCCGTGTGGTATCCGCCCTGGTGGTGAAAATCACACTGCCCTGTGCTATCATCATTAATTTCAGCCGGATGGATTTTGACGCTTCCCTATTCTTTTTGGTTCCCATTGGTTTCTGCGGAACCCTGTTTTTGATCGGGATCGGATATTTTATGGCAAGAAAGAAAAGCCCGGATGAAAAAGCGTTTCAGATGATAAACCATTCCGGATTTAACATCGGTACCTTTGCCATTCCTTATCTGCACAGTTTTGTGGGACCCTCCGGTGTGATCGCGGCATCAATGTTTGACATCGGCAACGCCCTGCTCTGCACCGGCGGAACCTACGCGCTGGCTTCAAGTGTGCAGGACCCACATAACAGGCCAACCATTGGTTCCCTGTTAAAAAAGACGTTTTCATCCATCCCCACCTTGACCTATCTGCTTATGACACTTTTAAGCCTTCTGCATATCAGGCTTCCCGATGGCATCCTCACCCTTACAGAGATCGGAGCGGATGCAAATGCATTTCTGGCAATGGCAATGCTTGGAATCGGCATGGAACTAACCTTAAACCGCAGGCACTTCTCAGCCATCACCCGCATCCTCAGTGTCCGTTATCTGACAGCCCTGGCTTTTTCCCTGGCAGCCTGGTTCCTTCTCCCTTTTGACAGGACACTGATAAAAACACTGGTCATCCTGCTCTTCTCACCCCTGGCATCCTTTGACCCTATTTTTACAGAGAAATGCGGAGGAGATGTGGGGCTTTCCAGTGAAATTAATTCCATCAGCATAATCATAAGCATTATATGTATGACACTGCTTTTCATTATTCTATAA
- a CDS encoding cysteine hydrolase family protein yields MKQLLVVVDMQVDFVTGALGSKEAKAIVENVVKKVREAKAVGKTVVFTLDTHETNYMETQEGRNLPVAHCIRGTEGWELVPELRKLADGCRLAEKPTFGSTMLAHLAGKDGYEEIELVGLCTDICVISNAMILKAALPEAVISVDASCCAGVTEERHRNALEAMRACQIQIK; encoded by the coding sequence ATGAAGCAGTTATTAGTAGTAGTTGACATGCAGGTTGATTTCGTGACAGGCGCTCTTGGTTCCAAAGAGGCCAAAGCCATTGTGGAAAATGTGGTTAAGAAGGTCCGGGAAGCCAAAGCAGTGGGGAAAACAGTTGTGTTTACCCTTGATACCCATGAGACCAATTATATGGAGACCCAGGAGGGCAGGAACCTGCCAGTGGCCCATTGCATCAGAGGGACTGAGGGGTGGGAACTGGTACCTGAACTGAGAAAACTGGCAGACGGCTGCAGGTTGGCGGAAAAACCTACATTTGGAAGTACAATGCTGGCTCATCTGGCGGGAAAAGATGGATATGAGGAGATAGAGCTTGTAGGATTGTGCACAGATATCTGTGTTATTTCCAATGCTATGATATTGAAGGCAGCACTTCCGGAGGCGGTGATCTCTGTGGATGCATCCTGCTGCGCGGGCGTTACGGAGGAGAGACATAGAAATGCACTGGAGGCTATGAGGGCTTGCCAGATACAGATAAAATAG
- the buk gene encoding butyrate kinase has product MKAVGNYRETMGYDILAVNPGSTSTKIAVFRDREELFREEIEHDAIFLDSHQEIKEQFPLRRDMVLTCLKKNLYKVERLSAVVGRGGLLPPVKAGGYTVNQAMKDRILEGPISPHASNMGALIADAVAAPLGIPAYIYDAVSSDEFMEISRITGIPEVVRQSFCHVLNSKAMARRAAEEAGKSYGEMNFLVAHMGGGISFSAHRNGKIVDALSDDGGAFSPQRSGSVPIIYIVDMCYSGKYTKAELMRKIRGDGGLKAYLGTYDCREIEEMIRRGNQKAELLYEAQAYQVAKGIGQLAPALKGNVDAIILTGAMAHSKMLTDWIMDYIKFLGPVRIMPGEMELEALAYGALRILQGREKAHIYQDELYQ; this is encoded by the coding sequence ATGAAGGCAGTGGGCAATTACCGTGAGACCATGGGATACGATATTCTTGCAGTAAATCCGGGCTCTACGTCTACGAAGATAGCAGTATTCAGGGACAGGGAAGAACTGTTCCGGGAAGAGATTGAGCATGATGCCATTTTCCTGGACAGTCATCAGGAGATAAAGGAACAGTTTCCGCTCAGAAGGGATATGGTTCTGACCTGCCTGAAAAAGAATTTATATAAGGTGGAGCGATTGAGCGCGGTTGTGGGCAGAGGCGGCCTTCTGCCGCCTGTAAAAGCCGGAGGCTATACGGTGAATCAGGCAATGAAGGACAGGATCCTGGAGGGGCCCATCAGCCCGCATGCTTCCAATATGGGGGCGCTGATCGCAGATGCCGTTGCCGCGCCTCTTGGCATACCTGCCTATATTTACGACGCGGTGTCATCTGACGAGTTTATGGAGATCTCACGTATTACCGGGATACCGGAGGTGGTGCGGCAGAGCTTCTGCCATGTACTGAACAGCAAAGCAATGGCCCGGAGAGCAGCGGAGGAAGCAGGAAAATCTTACGGGGAAATGAATTTTCTGGTGGCGCATATGGGTGGAGGAATCTCGTTTTCCGCCCACAGGAACGGGAAGATAGTGGATGCTTTAAGTGATGACGGGGGAGCCTTTTCTCCCCAGCGTTCGGGAAGTGTGCCGATTATTTATATTGTTGATATGTGTTACAGCGGGAAGTATACAAAGGCAGAACTCATGCGGAAAATTCGGGGGGACGGAGGTCTGAAGGCGTATTTGGGAACCTATGACTGCCGGGAGATTGAGGAAATGATACGCCGGGGAAACCAAAAGGCGGAGCTGTTGTACGAAGCGCAGGCCTATCAGGTGGCAAAGGGGATTGGACAGCTTGCTCCGGCCCTGAAGGGAAATGTGGATGCCATAATTCTCACCGGGGCTATGGCTCATTCTAAGATGCTGACAGACTGGATCATGGATTATATTAAATTTTTGGGACCTGTCAGGATCATGCCCGGGGAGATGGAGCTGGAAGCATTGGCCTATGGCGCGCTGCGGATCCTGCAGGGACGGGAAAAGGCTCATATCTATCAGGACGAGCTGTATCAATAA